A window of Xiphophorus hellerii strain 12219 chromosome 7, Xiphophorus_hellerii-4.1, whole genome shotgun sequence contains these coding sequences:
- the LOC116723726 gene encoding LOW QUALITY PROTEIN: uncharacterized protein LOC116723726 (The sequence of the model RefSeq protein was modified relative to this genomic sequence to represent the inferred CDS: inserted 2 bases in 2 codons; deleted 1 base in 1 codon), translating into MQKPGSQQKMHVSICNTGIGAKIVPYCMNNKYYCPLCSYSADESYKVKNHIARTAVVQHNEFHIFRCGLPCRDTTHFHCPYCFSTIDRRDRFVNHLVNHRMTFHMVSSCAAAQPPVHLPATDIQATQAPVRPAATDIQATQAPVRPAATDIQATQAPVRSEDMITCEMCNLRLRKKNLRIHLKRKHHEKVELISQNHHLRSQCVDAKKGVFAVQKSFCGPSKPIHVIKNTWSQFHRSECELDRCNVNAQFAKRSGILPFECEHIQSLRFCPRATDSEGPLSETTLNILVDNLWFSVKRKEELLKNQQEALSSNTPFSVLXFGSGTDTTFHVSIFEPKMAFFSRLGRVIVTYDKGKNTWHCACTEGKRSCTHKATAKWHLFEKMPDMFKAAVHSEEDVMCGTTVSECQEESGSITDDAAERIIKYLIYHKKIPADLPDSLITRSRDAKSLNGFPKHLIPSETECTECGQHASLGDPQLLSSTAKIVTLTGVVKGISTYRKTCPNCSMVYRYQDWEDGIHNFNDHLLLSIHFCLVLRNALQTHTAVSRIIETIEYTEGENFPFKDRILQAYLSFEGLSDHDYQYSCDSCGYHPAIVVMDLHKKGVFSMPVSEIPNPPQQYNGEVNARSFWEAVTMEVISRGLYPPGCKNPFVVKPTYHNWSPWIGPQTRRSDILINTESEKVHLPDSDSDVDQFLTEERLADEVLNLKLPEIRRLCSQCGIESRGSKMDLVLRLRDKMASRATYNKVFEKVWGASGGWAVITCPCGIIYSVKFNLRAESPRDFADLLLSWKXFPNITVYDYPRGLVSHLKKRCAKDTPFTIHDGRLVEATPENIRQATEKKLAVNLPWLKHRKEPEDKGGHPVTGSLEHYCLSDVFHQGNSKDEKDVLRKIEMVPELAGRLNSQCAEQLFAGMRKNNYFLNMLNPSTHIFLQRNILHHFNLRKNTKTKQNILKVAGPHANLVLDKNGCIIMGCEKNQQHACSLEASVIQTHQCSLDDSLTSLQTTGANKFTWTQKPNNTEITLLAQVLDQTRDPAEYVACVDGQVLTRGDMFTLGLSQDMNGQILNSCLKVVERMCINKGIKVFAGNSHVVHTWFPPLSLDPAQHLPPQAQDLDWVLIPVWHPGHWTLCILKPKHREIFFLDSINGTGFTDENRIRTLREVCLQMSSGPWTEFVGNDVEGLPKQGLSNNCGMFVVMYALYFVMGASFDFSENDMMTIRRWWSLTLLTNFPVKSREELQKERKRKKVEEREKCETLFADDHNYAKATEAQIEVQSIPPILQMPLIVLEAILQEVILAQGDTAYLTLALTCKSFEAIVSDPVFRKKTHFAWLDGEINWENFSESFKAENRIPFAVIQCSSCNRQYKDSVGFTGHGRRGEFPRYYCDGIPGHCPECQY; encoded by the exons ATGCAAAAACCAGGAAGTCAGCAAAAG ATGCACGTATCAATTTGTAACACTGGGATCGGAGCTAAAATTGTTCCGTACTGCATGAACAACAAGTACTACTGTCCCCTTTGCTCATACAGTGCGGATGAGTCTTACAAGGTTAAGAACCACATTGCAAGAACTGCTGTGGTTCAACATAACG AATTCCATATCTTCAGATGTGGCCTACCATGTAGAGACACCACTCACTTCCATTGTCCTtactgtttttccaccattgaCAGAAGGGACAGGTTTGTTAATCATTTGGTTAATCACAGAATGACTTTTCACATGGTGTCCAGCTGTGCAGCAGCCCAGCCACCTGTCCACCTACCAGCTACAGACATCCAGGCTACACAGGCGCCTGTCCGTCCAGCAGCTACAGACATCCAGGCTACACAGGCGCCTGTCCGTCCAGCAGCTACAGACATCCAGGCTACACAGGCGCCTGTCCGCTCAGAAGATATGATTACATGTGAAATGTGCAATCTGCGCCTGAGAAAAAAGAATCTTCGtattcatttgaaaagaaaacaccatGAAAAAGTGGAGCTGATTTCACAAAATCATCATTTAAGGAGTCAGTGTGTGGATgcaaaaaaaggtgtttttgcTGTTCAGAAATCCTTTTGTGGTCCATCAAAACCTATACATGTAATCAAAAACACCTGGTCACAATTTCACAGATCAGAGTGTGAGCTTGACAGGTGTAATGTGAATGCACAATTTGCCAAGCGAAGTGGGATTTTGCCTTTTGAGTGTGAACACATTCAATCATTACGCTTTTGTCCACGCGCCACAGACTCAGAAGGACCTCTGTCTGAAACTACCCTCAACATCCTGGTTGACAACTTATGGTTcagtgttaaaagaaaagaagaacttttaaaaaatcagcaagAGGCGCTATCAAGTAATACGCCGTTTTCAGTTC CTTTTGGCAGTGGGACAGACACAACTTTTCACGTGTCTATCTTTGAACCAAAAATGGCATTTTTCAGCAGACTTGGAAGGGTGATTGTCACTTACGACAAAGGAAAAAATACCTGGCATTGTGCATGTACAGAGGGCAAAAGGTCCTGTACGCACAAGGCTACGGCAAAGTGgcatctttttgaaaaaatgccAGACATGTTCAAAGCAGCAGTACATTCAGAGGAGGATGTTATGTGTGGGACAACAGTATCAGAATGTCAGGAGGAAAGTGGTTCCATTACTGATGATGCAGCAGAGAGGATAATCAAGTATTTGATTTACCACAAGAAAATACCTGCTGATCTTCCTGACAGTCTTATCACCAGAAGTAGAGACGCCAAGTCTCTCAATGGGTTCCCCAAACATCTGATCCCATCAGAGACTGAATGCACAGAATGTGGACAGCACGCCAGTCTTGGTGACCCTCAGTTGTTGTCTTCCACTGCTAAAATAGTGACTCTGACAGGAGTAGTTAAAG GTATATCAACATACAGGAAGACTTGCCCCAACTGTTCGATGGTTTACCGATATCAAGACTGGGAAGATGGTATTCACAACTTCAACGATCACTTGCTGCTGTCCATACATTTTTGTCTGGTACTGAGGAATGCATTGCAG ACTCACACTGCTGTAAGTCGCATAATCGAAACTATCGAATACACAGAAGGAGAGAACTTTCCTTTCAAGGATCGAATCCTGCAGGCATATCTGTCGTTTGAAGGTCTAAGTGACCATGATTACCAATACTCATGTGATTCATGTGGGTATCATCCTGCAATTGTTGTCATGGATCTACATAAGAAAGGTGTTTTCAGCATGCCAG ttagTGAAATACCAAACCCACCTCAGCAATATAATGGCGAAGTTAATGCGCGCTCATTTTGGGAAGCGGTTACTATGGAAGTGATTAGCCGTGGACTTTATCCAC CTGGCTGCAAGAATCCTTTTGTTGTAAAGCCTACTTATCACAACTGGTCCCCCTGGATTGGACCACAGACAAGACGATCTGACATTTTGATCAACACAGAGAGTGAAAAAGTCCACTTGCCTGATTCCGACAGTGATGTAGACCAGTTTCTCACAGAAGAGCGGCTTGCAGATGAGGTTCTCAATCTCAAG ctaccTGAGATCAGGAGACTCTGCAGTCAATGTGGAATTGAA AGCAGAGGTTCTAAGATGGATCTTGTGCTCCGTCTGCGGGACAAAATGGCTTCTAGAGCCACATATAACAAGGTTTTTGAGAAAGTGTGGGGTGCCTCTG gTGGATGGGCTGTAATCACTTGTCCCTGTGGCATTATTTATTCTGTAAAGTTTAACCTGAGAGCGGAGAGCCCTAGAGACTTTGCAGACCTTCTTTTATCCTGGA TTTTTCCCAATATTACAGTGTATGACTACCCCAGGGGATTGGTAAGTCATCTAAAGAAGAGGTGTGCTAAGGATACCCCATTTACCATCCACGATGGTAGATTGGTTGAGGCCACCCCTGAAAACATAAGACAAgctactgaaaaaaaacttgctGTAAACTTACCCTGGTTGAAGCACAGGAAAGAACCAGAAGACAAGGGAGGGCATCCTGTCACTGGCTCATTAGAGCATTATTGTCTGAGTGACGTTTTCCACCAAGGCAATAGTAAGGATGAGAAGGATGTCTTGCGGAAGATTGAGATGGTTCCGGAACTGGCAGGAAGATTAAACAGCCAGTGTGCAGAGCAACTATTTGCAGGCATGAGGAAAAATAACTACTTCCTGAATATGCTCAACCCATCCACGCAcatctttctgcaaagaaacatCCTCCACCATTTCAATCTTAGGAAgaacacaaaaaccaaacaaaacattctaAAAGTTGCGGGGCCGCATGCAAATTTGGTCCTAGACAAAAATGGATGCATCATAATGG GCTGTGAGAAAAACCAGCAACATGCTTGCAGTTTGGAAGCCAGCGTTATTCAAACTCACCAATGTTCTCTTGATGACTCTTTGACAAGCTTACAAACAACTGGAGCAAATAAATTCACCTGGACTCAAAAGCCTAATAACACAGAAATTACtttg CTTGCTCAAGTATTGGACCAAACCAGAGATCCAGCTGAATATGTTGCTTGTGTTGATGGGCAGGTCCTCACCAGAGGAGACATGTTCACTCTTGGTTTATCGCAAGACATGAATGGGCAG ATTCTGAACTCCTGTCTGAAAGTTGTTGAAAGAATGTGCATCAACAAG GGCATCAAAGTTTTTGCAGGAAACAGTCATGTAGTCCACACCTGGTTTCCACCTCTTTCCCTTGACCCAGCACAACACCTACCA CCGCAGGCACAAGATCTGGACTGGGTTCTGATTCCTGTGTGGCATCCTGGACATTGGACACTATGC ATTCTGAAGCCTAAACATAGGGAGATTTTCTTCCTTGATTCTATCAATGGCACTGGCTTCACTGATGAAAACCGCATCAGAACATTAAG AGAAGTCTGTCTTCAGATGTCATCTGGTCCATGGACAGAATTTGTTGGCAACGATGTTGAG GGATTGCCGAAACAAGGACTGTCCAACAACTGTGGAATGTTTGTAGTGATG TATGCACTGTACTTTGTGATGGGAGCATCATTTGATTTCAGCGAg AATGATATGATGACAATACGAAGATGGTGGTCTCTCACTCTCTTGACAAACTTCCCTGTGAA GTCCAGAGAAGAACTGCAAAAGGAGAGAAAGCGGAAAAAAGTTGAGGAAAGGGAAAAATGTGAG ACTCTGTTTGCTGATGACCACAACTATGCCAAAGCAACCGAGGCACAAATTGag GTACAAAGTATACCGCCAATCTTACAG ATGCCTTTGATTGTCCTGGAAGCTATTCTCCAGGAGGTAATACTGGCACAGGGAGACACAGCTTACCTCACGTTGGCATTGACATGCAAGTCCTTTGAAGCCATTGTGTCTGACCCAGtgttcaggaagaagactcactttgcttggttggatg gtgagatcaactgggaAAATTTTTCTGAatcattcaaggcagaaaacaggattccttttgcggttaTCCAATGTTCTTCCTGTAACCGGCAGTATAAAGACTCTGTGGGCTTCACCGGGcatggaagacgaggagagttcCCTCGTTACTATTgtgatggcatacctggacaCTGCCCTGAATGCCAGTACTAA
- the LOC116722796 gene encoding von Willebrand factor A domain-containing protein 5A-like, whose amino-acid sequence MSNLCCLLTAEKDSVPLKSIDVLLEVKDHVATLVSTLNFENKEDKPLETVFVFPLPGDAAVCHFSAQIGETHIVAEVKDRQQARQVYDDAVSSGQKVFELEESDESPDIFSLTVGNLPPGESASIRLEYVTELAVQADDGLRFCLPVVLNPRYQPQGSEGPSVQVTSVPASLVPYSLSFFARVSSPRPISKIESSCPLEPLQYLNADQTQATVKLATGHKVDRDIELLIYYKDTHRPSAVVEAGQASAKPGTLMGEPVVMVSLYPEFPESVMSNFNSCGEFVFLLDRSGSMDFPTYCGSRQSRIASAKDTLMLLLKSLPMGCYFNIYGFGDHYEQVFPKSAKYNQKNLKRAMKKVEEMDANLGGSEILEPLRQIYRQPCIPKHPRQLFIFTDGEVNYTKAVLDEVKEYSEFHRCFSFGIGEDASSELINGMAREGGGHAQFIIGKERMQPKVMQSLRFALQPLVTDISLSWDLPEGVSATALSPPLTALFQGQRSLIFAQLTRECSEAADGCLTVRFTTAGHPCQNQLHFSLQPACDLDFDLKEDMPFTCSTIHRLAARTLIRSLEQEQREDGKLAEEIEKVVDLSVQSGVSSIFTAFIAVDKSNGEPVRGPLIYRENPTYMPLLRGGLIGLMFDDLRADKNIFRRICSSIRKRTSASKFGTAWKNNLLSASSFKKSQSESIENTGDCGPTKPARDPLLELVSLQDASGCWLLDPCLAAALGKSTEELVKTRPSSAKRKVWGTILALIWLHGYQKDVKVEWELLTMKAASWLRAEKAVCVTVCVEAGNVLSGCNVTTDALGL is encoded by the exons ATGTCCAATCTATGTTGTCTGCTGACCGCTGAAAAAGATTCAG TTCCTCTGAAGAGCATTGATGTTCTGCTGGAGGTGAAGGACCACGTAGCTACCCTGGTCTCCACTCTGAACTTCGAGAATAAGGAGGACAAACCTCTGGAGACAGTTTTTGTCTTCCCTCTGCCTGGAGATGCTGCTGTGTGTCATTTCAGTGCTCAGATTGGAGAAACACACATTGTAGCTGAGGTGAAGGACAGACAGCAG GCTCGGCAGGTGTATGACGACGCTGTGAGCTCTGGTCAGAAGGTATTCGAATTGGAGGAGAGTGATGAGAGTCCAGATATCTTCTCTCTGACTGTGGGCAATCTGCCTCCAGGAGAGAGCGCCTCCATCAGGCTGGAGTACGTCACTGAGCTGGCTGTGCAGGCTGATGATGGGCTGAGGTTCTGTCTGCCTGTTGTTCTCAACCCTCGATACCAACCTCAGG GTAGTGAAGGTCCCAGTGTCCAGGTGACCTCAGTTCCAGCCTCTCTGGTGCCCTACAGTCTGTCCTTTTTTGCCAGAGTGTCCTCTCCTCGTCCAATCTCTAAAATAGAGTCCAGTTGTCCTCTGGAGCCTCTTCAGTATCTCAACGCTGATCAAACTCAGGCCACG GTGAAGTTGGCTACAGGACACAAGGTTGACAGAGACATTGAGCTACTGATTTATTACAAAGATACCCACCGGCCCTCTGCTGTGGTGGAGGCAGGACAGGCCTCTGCCAAACCTG GCACTCTGATGGGTGAGCCAGTGGTAATGGTGAGCCTGTATCCTGAATTTCCTGAATCTGTGATGTCTAATTTTAACTCCTGTGGAGAGTTTGTGTTCTTACTGGATCGATCGGGGAGCATGGATTTCCCGACATATTGTGGAAGTCGTCAGAGTCGCATAGCCAGTGCCAAG GACACTCTGATGCTCCTGTTGAAGAGTTTACCCATGGGCTGCTATTTcaatatttatggttttggagATCATTACGAACAAGTTTTCCC TAAAAGCGCAAAGTACAATCAGAAGAACCTTAAACGAGCTATGAAAAAGGTTGAGGAGATGGACGCTAATCTGGGAGGATCGGAGATCCTGGAGCCTCTGCGACAAATTTACAGACAGCCTTGTATTCCTAAACATCCCAGACAA CTCTTCATCTTCACTGATGGTGAGGTGAATTACACAAAAGCTGTTCTGGATGAGGTGAAGGAATACTCTGAATTTCACAG GTGTTTCTCTTTTGGGATTGGAGAAGATGCCAGTTCTGAACTTATCAATGGGATggccagagagggaggaggacaCGCTCAGTTTATTATAGGGAAAGAAAGGATGCAACCAAAA GTGATGCAATCCCTGAGATTCGCCTTGCAGCCGCTCGTCACTGACATTTCATTGTCGTGGGATTTACCCGAGGGTGTGTCTGCCACCGCTCTGTCTCCACCACTTACAGCACTTTtccagggtcagaggtcattgATTTTTGCTCAACTCACCAGAGAG tgttctgaagcagctgatgggtgtTTGACAGTGAGGTTTACCACAGCGGGTCATCCATGTCAGAACCAGCTGCACTTCTCTCTACAGCCTGCATGTGATCTAGACTTTGACCTGAAAGAAGATATGCCATTCACTTG CTCCACAATCCACAGGCTGGCTGCTCGGACTCTCATCCGCTCCCTGGAGCAGGAGCAAAGGGAGGACGGGAAGCTGGCTGAAGAAATAGAGAAGGTGGTGGACCTCAGTGTCCAGTCTGGAGTCAGCAGCATCTTCACCGCCTTCATTGCCGTCGACAAAAGCAATGGGGAACCTGTTCGAGGTCCGCTGATCTACAGGGAGAATCCTACATACA TGCCGTTGCTTCGCGGCGGTTTGATTGGTCTGATGTTTGATGATTTACGGGCCGATAAAAACA ttttcagACGCATTTGCTCGTCtatcagaaaaagaacatcagCTAGTAAGTTTG GAACAGCTTGGAAAAACAATCTACTTTCAG CTTCCAGCTTCAAGAAGAGCCAAAGTGAATCTATTGAAAATACAG GAGACTGTGGGCCCACAAAGCCAGCCAGAGATCCACTGCTGGAGCTCGTTTCGCTGCAGGATGCCTCTGGCTGCTGGCTGCTTGATCCATGTTTGGCTGCTGCTCTTGGAAAAAGCACAGAGGAGTTGGTAAAAACAAGGCCTTCATCG GCCAAAAGGAAAGTGTGGGGCACCATTTTGGCTCTAATTTGGCTTCATGGATATCAAAAGGATGTGAAGGTTGAATGGGAACTTCTTACTATGAAGGCTGCATCGTGGCTCAGAGCTGAGAAAG cTGTTTGCGTGACAGTGTGTGTGGAAGCTGGGAATGTCCTGTCAGGTTGTAATGTGACGACTGATGCTCTGGGACTCTGA